The following proteins are co-located in the Apium graveolens cultivar Ventura chromosome 5, ASM990537v1, whole genome shotgun sequence genome:
- the LOC141659764 gene encoding uncharacterized protein LOC141659764, producing the protein MKIPTVHVKKLDDRSKMVIYLGKEPGTKGSRLYDPKTGKLHISRDITVQENQFWSWEQNRDTELVLPGNYVEMGSMGEDMDDTEVESEIATPVQLSPSQSYSVNSATATGESSAGTTAETSSLSGRSTESGPKRYRALSDIYNDTEMVDLIDELMLLKIEGPSTFKEAAGERKWEEAMKTKFDTIEKNGTWTLTELPPYLKFASHIFSET; encoded by the coding sequence ATGAAAATCCCAACAGTGCATGTGAAAAAATTAGATGATCGAAGTAAAATGGTGATTTACCTAGGCAAGGAACCAGGAACCAAGGGGAGTAGATTATACGACCCCAAGACAGGGAAATTACATATTAGCAGGGATATAACTGTTCAAGAAAATCAGTTTTGGTCTTGGGAGCAGAACAGAGATACTGAACTGGTTCTCCCTGGGAATTATGTCGAAATGGGAAGTATGGGTGAAGACATGGACGACACAGAGGTCGAGTCTGAGATAGCGACACCAGTCCAGTTATCTCCATCTCAGTCGtattctgtcaattctgcaacaGCAACCGGAGAATCATCTGCCGGCACCACTGCAGAGACGTCATCCCTGTCTGGAAGAAGCACAGAAAGTGGACCTAAACGCTACAGGGCGTTGTCTGATATTTACAACGATACTGAAATGGTGGACCTAATTGATGAGTTAATGTTGCTTAAAATAGAAGGGCCATCGACATTTAAAGAAGCAGCAGGAGAACGAAAGTGGGAGGAAGCAATGAAGACAAAATTTGACACCATTGAGAAAAATGGCACCTGGACTCTTACTGAGTTGCCGCCCTATTTAAAATTTGCTTCGCATATTTTTTCTGAGACATAA